The Phacochoerus africanus isolate WHEZ1 chromosome X, ROS_Pafr_v1, whole genome shotgun sequence genome has a segment encoding these proteins:
- the LOC125118050 gene encoding nucleosome assembly protein 1-like 2 has product MFLTGERLQNPLPGTVIEVDITEGNGKTEILSPEDSLSDSSKGLLQSEEEEEFRGSSSAQSAWDSSSFGSGVWWERRVSGKFLLQPYACSGSSPACRSTAFQPLRPASTAAAAASASTSATILARAGARVPTCSGLLHLGESLLVTELMMEEFGEQGAAGPLIDAAVQASPQALIGYSLDEDFIESLPLAVKYRVYALKKLQVKSAGLEAKYLREFHSIERKFAGIYGPLLEKRRQIINALYEPTKEECEVKSKAEDYDDNEVEDDCNAQMQGPEENPAYEDLEEYCEQDFEDMEELFGEYGGLQGHNVDGEKEEPTGIPNFWLMALKNVEEVSPLIQKYDEPILKLLRDMKVKFSKPNEPPSFTLEFYFEPNDYFTNEVLTKTYTLKSKLHYSDPHPFRGSAVEHCNGCKIDWKEGKNITVQRVLKKQRHKFWGLMRTVTQEIPRESFFNFFSALQWGLDADEDEEDVFIAHTLRTFVIPRAVLYFTGEALETEQEGVIRECNDLFYDKVTHENGVAVVEGAKDQCLDSQAEDIDR; this is encoded by the exons ATGTTTCTCACTGGAGAAAGACTTCAGAATCCACTTCCTGGAACAGTTATTGAAGTAGACATTACAGAAGGGAATG GCAAAACTGAGATTTTAAGCCCTGaggacagcctctcagatagctccaAGGGACTGCTCCAAAgtg aagaagaagaagaatttagaGGGTCATCTTCCGCGCAATCGGCTTGGGACTCTTCCTCCTTTGGCTCAGGCGTCTGGTGGGAAAGGCGAGTTAGTGGGAAGTTCCTGCTGCAGCCTTACGCCTGCTCCGGTAGCTCGCCAGCCTGCCGCTCCACTGCTTTCCAACCCCTCCGTCCAGCTTCCACAGCAGCCGCAGCCGCTTCCGCTTCCACTTCTGCCACCATCTTAGCCCGTGCGGGTGCACGCGTCCCAACCTGCAGCGGTCTCCTCCACTTAGGTGAGTCTTTGCTGGTCACAGAGCTAATGATGGAAGAGTTTGGGGAACAGGGCGCAGCCGGTCCCTTAATCGATGCGGCGGTGCAAGCCTCTCCCCAAGCCTTAATAGGGTACTCCTTAGATGAGGACTTTATTGAGAGCCTGCCTCTGGCAGTTAAGTATCGAGTGTACGCTCTCAAAAAGCTTCAGGTCAAATCTGCAGGCCTAGAAGCCAAGTACTTGAGGGAATTTCATTCCATCGAGAGGAAATTTGCCGGCATATATGGGCCCTTATTGGAAAAGAGGCGCCAGATCATCAATGCGCTCTACGAGCCCACAAAAGAGGAGTGTGAGGTGAAGTCCAAGGCCGAGGACTATGATGATAATGAGGTGGAAGATGATTGTAATGCTCAGATGCAGGGTCCAGAGGAGAATCCGGCGTATGAAGACTTGGAGGAATATTGCGAGCAAGATTTCGAAGATATGGAGGAACTCTTTGGGGAGTATGGAGGACTCCAGGGACATAATGTGGAcggagagaaagaggaacctaCAGGGATCCCCAATTTCTGGCTCATGGCTTTAAAGAACGTCGAGGAGGTCTCTCCCTTGATTCAGAAATATGACGAGCCCATTCTGAAACTCTTGCGGGACATGAAAGTCAAGTTTTCAAAACCCAACGAGCCACCCTCCTTCACTCTGGAATTTTACTTTGAACCTAACGACTACTTCACAAATGAAGTGCTGACCAAAACTTATACGCTCAAATCTAAGCTCCATTACTCTGACCCCCACCCCTTTAGGGGATCTGCAGTGGAGCATTGCAATGGCTGCAAGATAGATTGGAAGGAGGGGAAGAACATCACTGTGCAAAGGGTCCTGAAGAAGCAGAGGCACAAGTTTTGGGGACTAATGCGCACCGTAACTCAGGAAATTCCCCGAGAATCCTTCTTCAACTTCTTCAGTGCTCTCCAGTGGGGTCTGGATGCAGATGAAGATGAGGAGGACGTCTTCATTGCTCACACTTTGCGCACCTTTGTCATCCCAAGAGCTGTGTTATACTTCACAGGAGAAGCGCTTGAGACTGAGCAAGAGGGGGTGATCAGGGAATGTAATGACCTGTTTTATGACAAAGTCACTCATGAAAACGGGGTGGCTGTTGTTGAGGGTGCTAAAGATCAATGCCTGGACTCTCAGGCAGAAGATATTGATCGCTAA